TGTCTGCGTACCCATTGTTTGGTCTCCGCCAGTTAGCCGCCGCCCACTGCGCCGACAATTTCAAGGGTGTCGCCGTCACGCAGGGCGTGTTGATCGTATTGGCTGCGCGGCAGAATCTCCCCGTTGAGTTCGGTCGCCAGGCGTTTGCCCGCAAGTCC
The Pseudomonadota bacterium DNA segment above includes these coding regions:
- the thiS gene encoding sulfur carrier protein ThiS translates to MHITVNGRALELPSPFTMTEFLAWRGLAGKRLATELNGEILPRSQYDQHALRDGDTLEIVGAVGGG